The DNA window CCGAGGCCGAGGGAGACCAGGGTGGCCAGGAAGGCCCGGGCGCGCGGCAGGCCCGCGCGCCTGCTCAGCTCGACCTGGAGCACGTACGCCCACACGCTGCCGGGGATGTACTTGCCCAACTGGCCGACGAGGCAGATGCGCAGGGCGGCGGTGACCGACACCCGGTGCTCCAGGTCACCCACGGCGGCCCGCCAGGCCATCGTGTTGGCGACCATCCCGAGCAGCGCCGCCAGCACCGACAGGGCCACCGACTGCCAGGCCAGGCCGAGCCACGTCGACCGGACCTGGGGCCACTGGCTGACGACGCTCCAGACCATCCCGGCGGCGATGGCGACGATGACGACCACCCGTACGCCCAGCGACAGCCACCGCCGCAGCGGGCTGGCCGGGGCCGGCGGGGCGTCGGTCGGGGCCGGCGCCGCGGCGGGGGCGGTCTTCCGCGTGGCCGTCTCTACCATGCGATACCTGCCTCCGCGTCGTGTTTCGCCCGTCGCCGGGCTGGGGTGGTCGGAGCAACGCACTACACTAGCCCAGGCCCCGCGCCCGGACGTACCCCGGCGCGCTCCGAGTGGAACCTCCCGACGGCGGACCACCCGTGTCGTCGAAGGCCGCCGCTGTTACCGTCGGCTCGCTGCCACCGACCCCCGAGGAGAGACGCTGTGATCCCCATTTCCGTGGTCAGACTCGACGAGGCGGCCGAACAGTTGGCGGTCGAGGTGATCCGCTCCGGAGTGCTGGCGCAGGGTCCGATGGTCGCGCGGCTGGAGCGGGAGTTCGCCGACCTGGTCGGGGTGGAGCACGCGGTCGCCGTCAACAACGGCACGACCGCGCTGGTCGCCGCCCTGGAGGTGCTGGACCTGCAGCCGGGCGACGAGGTCGTCACCAGTCCGTTCACGTTCGTCGCCACGCTGAACGCGATCCTCGAGGCCGGCGCGACCGCCCGGTTCGCCGACATCCGCGAGGACGACTTCTGCATCGACCCGGAGGCGCTGGCCGCCGCGGTCGGGCCGCGGACGAGGGTGGTCATGCCGGTGCACCTGTACGGCCAGCCGGCCGACATGGGCGCGATCGTCCCGCTGGTCGAGCGGCACGGGCTCGGCCTGGTGGAGGACACCGCGCAGTCGCTGGGCGCGACCGTCGACGGGCGCGGCGCCGGCAGCTTCGGCCTCGGCACGTTCTCCCTCTACGCCACCAAGAACCTCACCACGGGCGAGGGTGGCATGATCACCACCAACGACGCCGCGCTCGCCGACCGGCTGCGGGTGCTGCGCAACCAGGGCATGCGGCAGCGCTACCAGTACGAGGTCGCCGGCCACAACTACCGGCTCACCGACCTCCAGGCCGCCCTCGGCATCCCGCAGCTCGCCAGCTACCCCGACAACGTCAAGCGGCGCAAGGACAACGCGGCCCGCCTCTCCGCCGGCCTGGCCGACGTCCCCGGCCTGCGCCTGCCGACCGAGCTCC is part of the Micromonospora olivasterospora genome and encodes:
- a CDS encoding DegT/DnrJ/EryC1/StrS family aminotransferase encodes the protein MIPISVVRLDEAAEQLAVEVIRSGVLAQGPMVARLEREFADLVGVEHAVAVNNGTTALVAALEVLDLQPGDEVVTSPFTFVATLNAILEAGATARFADIREDDFCIDPEALAAAVGPRTRVVMPVHLYGQPADMGAIVPLVERHGLGLVEDTAQSLGATVDGRGAGSFGLGTFSLYATKNLTTGEGGMITTNDAALADRLRVLRNQGMRQRYQYEVAGHNYRLTDLQAALGIPQLASYPDNVKRRKDNAARLSAGLADVPGLRLPTELPGRSHVWHQYTVLVTDAAPVSRDEVIARLTEQGVGCGIYYPKTVYDYDCYREHPRVVADPAPVTDRVVRQCVSLPVHHHLADGDVDRVVEAVRKAVGA